One Bufo gargarizans isolate SCDJY-AF-19 chromosome 4, ASM1485885v1, whole genome shotgun sequence DNA window includes the following coding sequences:
- the LOC122935524 gene encoding oocyte zinc finger protein XlCOF7.1-like, producing MDRDGDKMAESIINLTLEILLRLTGEEYIVMKKTSSEHCQAPVPEGRGGILSPISRPTPPIPIHEKVNRERILELTNKIIELLTGEVPIRCQDVAVYFSMEESEYLEEYKDLYKNVMMEDHQPPIEEEKTTPSPLPLQDERCPSPLLLQDGSEEHQSIPYDDQIDGNKLLNQGKDLNNIKAEDTYVRGDEQIIEDIPTDNHPDDCTRISEKHVMSDFRTDDCGVTEDTHDEHAIISDLSSAFQNKDLSSDPLDGFQSPDSSQTVMQNKRHRRSVQHQRSHTGENALSCSECGKCCKSKSYLMRHLRTHTGEKPFSCSECEKHFNSKSDLIRHQRTHTGVKPFSCSECEKYFNRKSHLVRHQRIHTGEKPFSCSECEKHFNTETHLVMHKRTHTGEKPFLCSECGKCFQQKSQLLKHQRIHTGAKPFSCLECGKCFTDKSTLVKHQAIHTGEKPFSCLECGKCFTRKSTLVKHQRRHTGEKPFSCLECGKCFIRKSILVIHERTHTGEKPFSCLECGKSFQQKSNLTIHQRIHTGKKQF from the exons ATGGATAGGGATGGGGACAAGATGgcagagagtataataaatctcaccctagagatcctcctccggcttactggagag GAATACATAGTaatgaagaagacctctagtgagcatTGTCAGGCCCCGGTACCTGAAGGACGGGGAGGAATCCTGAGCCCAATATCCAGGCCGACACCTCCCATCCCGATACATGAGAAAGTCAACAGAGAGAGGATCCTAGAGCTCACCAACAAGATCATTGAGCTTCTCACTGGAGAG gttcctataaggtgtcaggatgtcgccgTCTATTTCTCAATGGAGGAGTCTGAGTATTTAGAAGAatacaaagatctgtacaagaacgttatgatggaggatcaccagccACCAA TTGAAGAAGAGAAAACAACTCCCAGTCCTCTTCCTCTACAGGATGAGAGATGTCCTAGTCCTCTTCTTctacaggatggttcagaagaacatcaaaGCATTCCATATGATGATCAGATAGATGGAAATAAG CTTTTAAATCAGGGTAaagatctgaacaatattaaGGCTGAAGATAcgtatgtgaggggtgatgagcagatCATAGAGGACATTCCCACCGATAACCacccag atgactgtaccaggatCTCAGAGAAACATGTGATGTCAGATTTTAGAACAGATGATTGTGGTGTCACAGAAGATACACATGATGAGCATGCCATTATCTCAGACCTATCCTCAGCCTTTCAGAACAAAGATCTATCATCTGATCCTCTGGATGGATTTCAATCTcctgattcatcacagactgttATGCAAAATAAAAGGCACAGAAGAAGTGTTCAACATCAAAGAAGTCATACAGGGGAGAATGctctttcatgctcagaatgtgggaaatgttgtaAATCTAAATCATATCTTATgagacatctgagaactcacacaggggagaagccattttcatgttcagaatgtgaaaaacatTTTAACTCTAAATCAGATCttattagacatcagagaactcacacaggtgtgaagccattttcatgttcagaatgtgaaaaatattttaaccgtaaatcacatcttgtcagacatcagagaattcacacaggggagaaaccattttcatgttcagaatgtgaaaaacatTTTAACACTGAAACACATCTTGTTATGCataagagaactcacacaggggagaagccatttttatgttcagaatgtgggaaatgttttcagcAGAAATCACAACttcttaaacatcagagaattcacacaggggcaaagccattttcttgtttagaatgtgggaaatgtttcactgataaatcaactcttgttaaacatcaggcaattcacacaggggaaaagccattttcttgtttagaatgtgggaaatgttttactcgtaaatcaactcttgttaaacatcagagaaggcacacaggggagaagccattttcttgtttagaatgtgggaaatgttttattcgTAAATCAATTCTTGTAATacatgagagaactcacacaggggagaagccattttcttgtttagaatgtgggaaatctttccaacagaaatcaaatcttactatacatcagagaattcacactggaAAGAAGCAATTttaa